A single region of the Desulfomonile tiedjei genome encodes:
- a CDS encoding glycosyltransferase has translation MADETSLQNRIIICIPVFDDWDCAIELLPRIDNVFSGMIYRPEILFVDDGSTQPPPKEIALRLERITKVGVLRLIRNVGHQRAIAIGLAHIYENVPCRAVVVMDGDGEDSPDHIPRLIERLEAGNFGQIVFAKRSRRTEGVLFKVLYWLYRWAHYALTNTKIRVGNFSIIPYELLPDVTSTAEVWNHYAASVFKAKLPIDMVPLERSRRLHGKSKMNLPALVTHGLSAMSVFSDIVGARLLVASVMAGVVLLLTTSVVLSMQFFAGLAIPGWTTAGLGILMLLVLQLFVIALFFAFATLQRRSAIDSFSRKQCLQFVRCYEELRSKT, from the coding sequence ATGGCAGACGAGACCTCGCTCCAGAATCGGATTATAATATGTATCCCTGTGTTTGATGATTGGGATTGTGCCATAGAATTGCTTCCTCGCATTGACAATGTTTTCTCGGGAATGATTTACAGACCGGAAATCCTTTTCGTCGATGACGGATCCACTCAGCCGCCTCCGAAAGAAATCGCCCTCAGATTGGAACGCATAACAAAAGTCGGCGTCCTCAGGCTAATTCGCAATGTCGGACACCAGCGAGCCATTGCCATCGGCTTGGCTCACATCTACGAAAACGTTCCGTGTAGAGCGGTGGTCGTGATGGATGGCGATGGAGAAGATTCTCCGGACCATATTCCCAGGCTTATTGAGCGCCTCGAGGCCGGAAATTTTGGCCAAATTGTATTTGCGAAGAGGTCTCGTCGGACAGAGGGGGTTCTGTTCAAGGTCTTGTATTGGCTTTATAGATGGGCGCATTACGCTCTCACCAACACAAAGATCCGAGTGGGCAACTTCAGCATCATCCCGTACGAACTCCTGCCTGACGTTACGAGTACGGCGGAAGTGTGGAATCACTATGCTGCGTCTGTCTTCAAAGCGAAACTACCGATTGATATGGTTCCATTGGAGAGATCCAGGCGATTGCACGGAAAGTCAAAAATGAACCTTCCCGCGCTGGTTACCCATGGATTAAGCGCCATGTCGGTTTTCTCGGATATAGTTGGCGCACGGCTGCTCGTGGCCAGTGTCATGGCGGGAGTTGTTCTGTTACTGACGACATCTGTCGTTTTGTCCATGCAGTTTTTTGCCGGACTGGCCATACCCGGCTGGACTACTGCCGGACTGGGAATCCTCATGTTGTTGGTGCTGCAGCTATTCGTGATCGCCCTCTTTTTTGCCTTCGCCACCCTGCAACGTCGCTCCGCGATAGACTCATTTTCACGGAAGCAATGCCTCCAGTTCGTTAGGTGCTATGAAGAACTCCGATCCAAGACTTGA
- a CDS encoding class I SAM-dependent methyltransferase has product MKNSDPRLDSYKYSGGELEMMGQTVNWISYLANQVKPFIRGDVLEVGSGMCAKTLTLYGPWCSKWVCLEPDRDLARRGQESLRANGLESLVEIRVKTIADVSSYEKFDSIIYIDVLEHILDDGGELQRAAGLLRPEGTMIIVAPAHSFFFSPFDAAVGHYRRYNGKSLRKIMPEPLIEVRVAYLDSLGMLASLANRVLLRRSMPTAGLLRLWDTLLVRLSRFVDFFVAYTCGKTILAVWRRPSDDPISSETAEEGS; this is encoded by the coding sequence ATGAAGAACTCCGATCCAAGACTTGATTCGTACAAATATAGTGGCGGCGAACTTGAAATGATGGGCCAAACCGTCAACTGGATTAGTTACTTGGCCAATCAAGTGAAACCGTTCATTCGGGGAGATGTCTTGGAGGTCGGGTCGGGAATGTGTGCAAAGACCCTGACCTTATATGGCCCCTGGTGCTCCAAATGGGTGTGCCTGGAACCTGACCGGGATTTGGCAAGACGTGGTCAAGAGTCGCTGCGCGCAAACGGTCTGGAGTCCCTGGTTGAAATCCGCGTAAAAACAATAGCAGATGTGTCTTCCTACGAAAAATTTGATTCTATCATTTACATCGACGTGCTGGAACATATCCTGGATGACGGCGGGGAGTTGCAGAGGGCAGCCGGTTTGTTGAGGCCGGAAGGAACGATGATTATTGTCGCTCCGGCCCATTCATTCTTCTTCAGCCCTTTTGACGCTGCTGTCGGACATTATCGGCGTTACAACGGCAAGTCCCTGAGAAAGATAATGCCTGAGCCTTTAATTGAGGTACGTGTTGCCTACCTTGATTCGTTGGGAATGTTGGCCTCTCTTGCAAATCGTGTTCTGCTGCGCCGCTCGATGCCCACCGCCGGCCTGCTCAGGCTTTGGGACACTCTCTTGGTAAGACTTTCTCGCTTTGTGGATTTCTTCGTTGCATATACCTGCGGGAAAACCATCCTGGCAGTCTGGCGCAGGCCAAGTGACGATCCGATCTCCTCTGAGACCGCGGAAGAGGGTTCATGA
- the asnB gene encoding asparagine synthase (glutamine-hydrolyzing): MCGINGGWVAAGIEKRIIEESLDAMRHRGPDDTGLYQQHQVFLGNRRLSIIDLEGGHQPVFNEDGTLAVVFNGEIYNYRELMADLTSRGHIFKTQSDTEVLVHLYEQCGVDMCRHLRGMFAFAVWDSVNRLIYTARDRFGKKPLYYTLQNGNLLFASELKALRILGTQTKAAWQVRDQGVYDFLSLAVIPQPDTIYDKVYALPPGSWMVFDGRDSRIAKYWTLEFQPKLKISYPEVLQHTRELVGEAVRLRLRSDVPLAVFLSGGIDSSVIAYEASRSLGESLQTFTVAMGDADLDESTIAGRTARALGVRNNVLNLEPSLVDDLHKVAKAYDQPYADPSAIPTMKIAKLAAQHVKVVLNGDGGDELFAGYRRYLAARYLKIFSFVPRPLLRAAVKISQNRSGSRQSKAGFVFRFLRALIARGGERYLIMTVDTLRESTKAQVWIKQTMRGTEDWIESLMPTNNIADMDALVDCDLQINLLSDLLVKMDMASMAASLEARSPLMDHEIAEFSARLPASYRLRFGRTKAVLRDAYRDRLPDEVINRAKSGFDPPLLSWLKNEMRPLTMDCLLGPTTKIGSYVDRSFVKELLQGRTAQDCNWALLVYSLLILELWLQEFA; the protein is encoded by the coding sequence ATGTGCGGAATTAACGGCGGCTGGGTTGCCGCAGGAATTGAAAAACGGATCATCGAGGAATCGTTGGATGCGATGCGGCATCGCGGGCCTGATGACACCGGTTTGTACCAACAGCACCAAGTCTTCCTGGGAAACAGGCGCCTTTCAATAATCGACCTTGAAGGAGGTCACCAGCCGGTATTCAACGAAGACGGCACTCTGGCCGTAGTCTTCAACGGCGAAATATATAATTACCGCGAACTTATGGCCGATCTGACTTCCCGAGGCCATATCTTCAAAACGCAATCCGACACCGAGGTGCTGGTTCATTTGTATGAGCAGTGCGGGGTCGACATGTGCCGACATTTGCGGGGCATGTTTGCCTTTGCCGTTTGGGACTCGGTAAACCGGCTCATTTACACAGCGCGAGACCGGTTCGGAAAGAAACCACTGTACTACACGCTTCAAAACGGCAATCTGCTCTTTGCTTCCGAATTGAAGGCATTGCGAATCCTTGGTACGCAGACAAAAGCTGCCTGGCAAGTGAGAGACCAGGGTGTCTATGATTTCTTGTCGCTGGCTGTGATTCCTCAGCCTGACACCATCTATGACAAAGTGTATGCCCTGCCGCCCGGCTCGTGGATGGTTTTCGACGGGAGAGATTCGCGGATCGCCAAATATTGGACCTTGGAATTCCAGCCAAAACTGAAGATCTCATACCCTGAAGTCTTGCAGCACACGCGCGAGTTGGTGGGAGAAGCGGTGCGGCTTCGTCTTCGGAGCGATGTGCCGTTGGCGGTATTTCTGTCAGGTGGGATCGATTCGTCCGTAATTGCGTACGAAGCGAGCCGGTCTCTGGGGGAATCGCTTCAAACCTTTACCGTGGCCATGGGAGACGCGGACCTTGATGAATCAACCATCGCTGGAAGGACGGCCCGGGCACTGGGTGTACGCAATAATGTCTTGAACCTGGAACCGAGTCTTGTGGATGATTTGCACAAGGTGGCAAAGGCTTATGACCAACCGTACGCCGATCCTAGCGCAATTCCGACCATGAAGATTGCCAAATTGGCAGCTCAGCACGTGAAGGTGGTTCTCAACGGCGACGGAGGAGACGAGCTATTCGCCGGATATAGGCGATATTTGGCCGCACGGTACCTCAAGATCTTCTCCTTTGTTCCCAGGCCGCTTCTTAGGGCCGCGGTGAAAATTTCACAGAACCGATCCGGCTCTCGACAATCAAAGGCCGGGTTCGTTTTTCGTTTTCTGAGGGCCCTGATTGCTCGCGGAGGGGAACGGTATTTGATAATGACGGTGGACACGTTGCGGGAATCTACTAAGGCACAGGTTTGGATCAAACAGACTATGCGCGGCACTGAGGACTGGATCGAATCCCTCATGCCCACCAACAATATTGCCGACATGGACGCTCTGGTGGATTGCGACCTGCAAATAAACCTTTTGAGCGATCTCCTGGTGAAGATGGATATGGCCAGTATGGCGGCATCCTTGGAAGCCCGGTCCCCTTTGATGGATCACGAGATAGCTGAATTTTCCGCGCGGCTTCCCGCTTCTTACCGATTGCGTTTTGGCCGGACAAAGGCTGTACTGCGGGACGCGTATCGTGATCGCCTCCCGGACGAGGTGATAAACCGAGCCAAGTCGGGGTTTGATCCCCCGCTATTGTCGTGGTTGAAAAATGAGATGAGGCCTCTCACCATGGACTGTCTTCTCGGCCCCACGACCAAAATTGGATCTTATGTTGACCGCTCGTTCGTAAAAGAGCTTTTGCAGGGCAGGACTGCTCAAGACTGCAATTGGGCTTTGCTGGTCTATTCTCTCTTGATTCTTGAGCTGTGGCTGCAAGAGTTCGCCTAA